A window from Centropristis striata isolate RG_2023a ecotype Rhode Island chromosome 2, C.striata_1.0, whole genome shotgun sequence encodes these proteins:
- the LOC131992653 gene encoding myocyte-specific enhancer factor 2A-like, whose amino-acid sequence MGRKKIQITRIVDERNRQVTFMKRKFGLMKKAYELSVLCDCEIALIIFNSSNKLFQYASTDMDKVLLKYTEYNEPHESRTNSDIVEALNKKEHRGCDSPDADSSYVLTPNTEEKYKKINEEFDNMMKSHKISTGLPQQNFMHGSMSYSSGAGGGATSQALAAATAALADSGILSSPHTHLHRNINPPQRPPSTGNTGGLQGSPDMTLQNGSGPVVNGYVGSPGGGSLGKIIPPKSPPLPPPGSSLLPTSRKTDLRVVIPQSKGMMQTLSNQRLSSSQSLSTPVVSITTPSLPHQSLVYSSISSAYNNDYSLNSAELSGFSSPAGHSLGSMAAWQQQQLGSLGSGSSNLSINTNHNINIKAEPISPPRDHLSQSGYMTQAHAPPPPHPSTRAEMGRSPADSISSSCSSHEGGSDREEQQRLDFHVLPMSRSEGRESPTVKRIRMDSWVT is encoded by the exons ATGGGGAGGAAGAAGATCCAGATCACCAGGATCGTAGACGAGAGGAACCGACAG GTGACATTCATGAAGAGGAAGTTTGGCCTGATGAAGAAGGCCTATGAGTTGAGCGTTCTGTGTGACTGTGAAATCGCCCTCATCATCTTCAACAGCTCCAACAAGCTGTTCCAGTACGCCAGCACCGACATGGACAAAGTCCTGCTGAAATACACCGAGTACAACGAACCTCACGAGAGCAGAACCAACTCTGACATTGTAGAG GCTTTGAACAAGAAGGAGCACCGAGGCTGCGACAGCCCTGATGCTGACTCTTCCTACGTCCTCACCCCCAACACTGAGGAGAAATACAAGAAGATTAATGAGGAGTTTGACAACATGATGAAGAGCCATAAAATT TCCACCGGCCTTCCACAGCAGAACTTCATGCATGGCAGCATGTCGTACAGCTCTGGCGCCGGTGGAGGAGCGACCTCCCAAGCTCTAGCTGCAGccacagcagctctggctgacagTGGGATCCTCTCCTCAcctcacacacacctccacagaAACATAAACCCTCCACAAAGACCTCCCAGCACTGGAAACAcag GTGGCCTGCAGGGCAGTCCTGATATGACTCTGCAAAATGGGTCTGGACCAGTTG TGAACGGTTATGTTGGTTCACCTGGTGGAGGCAGCTTGGGGAAGATCATACCACCCAAATCTCCTCCTCTGCCACCTCCTGGGAGCAGCCTGCTCCCCACCAGCCGCAAGACAGACCTTCGAGTGGTCATCCCTCAGTCCAAAGGAATGATGCAAACGCTG AGTAACCAGAGGCTGAGCAGCAGCCAGTCTCTGTCCACCCCGGTGGTCTCCATCACCACACCCAGTCTGCCTCACCAGAGTTTGGTCTACTCCAGCATCAGCTCTGCCTACAACAACG ATTACTCCCTGAACAGTGCGGAGCTGTCGGGCTTCAGCTCCCCTGCAGGCCACTCTCTGGGCTCCATGGCAGCTTGGCAGCAACAGCAGCTGGGATCACTGGG GTCAGGGAGCTCCAATCTCTCCATCAACACCAACCACAATATCAACATCAAAGCCGAGCCCATCTCTCCACCCCGCGACCACCTCAGCCAATCAGGGTACATGACACAGGCCCatgcgcctcctcctcctcacccatCCACCAGAGCAGAGATGGGGAGGTCTCCTGCAGACAGCAtaagctcctcctgcagctcccaCGAGGGAGGCAGCGACCGGGAGGAGCAGCAGCGGCTGGACTTCCATGTGCTCCCCATGAGCAGGTCAGAGGGCAGGGAGAGTCCCACGGTCAAACGAATTCGAATGGACAGCTGGGTGACATAA